From a single Brassica napus cultivar Da-Ae chromosome C9, Da-Ae, whole genome shotgun sequence genomic region:
- the LOC106421363 gene encoding L-ascorbate oxidase-like isoform X3, which yields MSVIVWWLVTAVMVAAHSASAGSAGVVELYWEVENQFRSPDCTEGVVIAINGTFPGPTIYANAGDTVIIHVKNKLSTENVVIHWHGIRQNGTPWSDGAAGVTQCPINPGETFTYKFTVDKAGTHFYHGHYGMQRSAGLYGMMVVRSLKETLHYDKFEEFNLLLSDWWHLSSTLQELSLSSKPMRWIGEPQSLLINGRGQFDCSQAGYFNEGGLKECNFTKDDPCAPTTLRVKPNKVYRLRIASTTSLASLNLAVEGHQLEVVEADGNYVAPFTVDDIDIYSGETYSVLLRTHNPSPPRKYWISVGVRGRKPNTPQALTVLHYAGASESERLPFPPRETPRWDDYNRSKNFSKKIFAAKGYPPPPEKSNAQLFLLNTQNLMEGYTKWAINNLSLSVPATPYIGSIRYGVKPEYLKFPGPEIIENYDIDNPPVNPNTTVSSGIYNLAMGMVVDVILQNANVLEGNVSEVHPWHLHGHDFWILGYGEGKFRPGVDDKRYNLTNAPLRNTVALYPYGWTALRFVTDNPGVWFFHCHIEPHLHMGMGVVFAEGVDQIAKMNIPREALGCGSTREMFMNQGRH from the exons atGTCGGTAATTGTGTGGTGGCTAGTCACGGCGGTTATGGTTGCGGCTCACTCGGCCTCCGCCGGATCCGCCGGAGTTGTAGAATTGTACTGGGAGGTCGAGAATCAATTCCGGTCTCCGGATTGTACAGAAGGCGTCGTTATTGCCATCAACGGTACGTTTCCAGGGCCAACGATTTATGCTAACGCCGGAGACACAGTCATCATTCACGTCAAAAATAAACTCTCCACCGAAAATGTTGTCATCCATTGGCACGGCATACGTCAG AATGGCACTCCATGGTCAGATGGAGCAGCGGGTGTGACGCAATGTCCCATTAATCCTGGAGAGACTTTCACTTATAAATTCACTGTTGATAAG GCAGGAACACATTTCTACCACGGACACTACGGGATGCAGAGATCGGCTGGACTGTACGGGATGATGGTGGTGAGATCGCTCAAAGAGACTTTGCATTACGATAAATTCGAAGAGTTTAATCTGTTGCTCAGTGATTGGTGGCATCTAAGTAGTACCTTGcaagaactctctctttcttcgaAGCCTATGCGTTGGATTGGGGAGCCTCAGAGTCTGTTGATCAACGGAAGAGGACAGTTCGATTGCTCACAAGCGGGGTATTTTAACGAGGGAGGCTTGAAAGAGTGTAACTTTACAAAAGATGATCCTTGCGCACCTACAACTCTAAGGGTCAAGCCTAATAAAGTATATCGCCTTCGGATCGCTAGCACCACTTCTCTTGCTTCCCTCAACTTAGCCGTTGAA GGACACCAACTAGAGGTCGTTGAAGCCGACGGCAACTACGTCGCTCCGTTCACCGTCGACGACATTGACATCTATTCCGGCGAGACCTATTCCGTTCTTCTCCGAACACATAATCCATCTCCTCCTAGAAAGTACTGGATCTCAGTCGGCGTTCGTGGCCGGAAACCCAACACTCCTCAAGCACTCACCGTGTTGCACTATGCCGGTGCTTCTGAATCCGAACGCTTACCTTTTCCACCGCGGGAGACTCCAAGGTGGGACGACTACAACCGGAGCAAAAACTTCTCCAAGAAAATATTCGCCGCGAAAGGATATCCACCGCCACCTGAGAAATCAAACGCGCAGCTCTTCCTCCTCAACACTCAGAATCTCATGGAAGGCTACACAAAGTGGGCTATCAACAACCTCTCCTTATCCGTCCCGGCGACGCCGTACATCGGATCCATCAGATACGGGGTAAAACCGGAGTATTTAAAATTTCCGGGACCAGAGATCATAGAGAACTACGATATCGATAATCCTCCGGTGAATCCCAACACCACCGTAAGTAGCGGTATCTACAATCTCGCGATGGGGATGGTCGTGGACGTGATACTCCAAAACGCTAACGTTTTAGAAGGTAACGTCAGCGAGGTTCATCCGTGGCATCTCCACGGCCACGACTTTTGGATTTTGGGCTACGGCGAAGGGAAGTTTCGGCCAGGAGTCGACGACAAGAGGTATAATCTGACGAACGCGCCGTTACGGAATACGGTGGCGTTGTATCCGTACGGATGGACGGCGTTAAGATTTGTAACGGACAATCCTGGGGTTTGGTTTTTTCATTGTCACATTGAACCGCATTTGCATATGGGCATGGGTGTGGTTTTTGCCGAGGGAGTAGACCAGATCGCTAAGATGAATATACCGCGGGAGGCGCTAGGTTGTGGGTCAACCAGAGAAATGTTTATGAACCAGGGACGCCATTAG
- the LOC106421265 gene encoding LOW QUALITY PROTEIN: L-ascorbate oxidase (The sequence of the model RefSeq protein was modified relative to this genomic sequence to represent the inferred CDS: deleted 2 bases in 1 codon) translates to MSAVVWWLVTVVMVTVHSASAGVVELNWEVEYKLRWPDCKEGIVIAINGEFPGPTIDATAGDTVIIHVTNKLSTEGVVIHWHGIRQNGTPWADGAAGVTQCPINPGETFTYNFMVDKAGTHFYHGHYGMQRSAGLYGMMIVRSPKETLQYDGEFNLLLSDWWHQGSHAQELYLSSRPMRWIGEPQSLLINGRGQFNCSLAAYFNKGGVKECKFKDNDECAPTILRVEPLKVYRLRIASTTALASLNLAVEGHQLELEVVEADGNYVAPFTVNDIDMYSGETYSVLLRTHNPTPSRKYWISVGVRGRKPNTTQALTVLHYADAPEYEHLPYPPPVTPRWDDYDRSKSFSMKIFAAKGYPPPPEKSDEQLFLLNTQNLMDKYTKWAINNVSLSVPATPYIGTIRYGLKTLNYQKPPGKEIVEDYDITKPPVNPNTTKGNGIYSFQLGRVVDVILQNSNVLNGRGSEIHPWHLHGHDFWVLGYGEGKFRLGVDEKTYNLNNPPLRNTVALYPYGWTALRFVTDNPGVWFFHCHIEPHLHMGMGVVFAEGVDQIAKMNIPNAVLGCGSTREFLMNRGRH, encoded by the exons ATGTCGGCAGTTGTGTGGTGGCTAGTAACGGTGGTTATGGTGACGGTTCACTCGGCCTCCGCCGGAGTTGTAGAATTAAACTGGGAGGTTGAGTATAAGCTCCGGTGGCCGGACTGTAAAGAAGGCATCGTTATTGCCATCAACGGCGAGTTCCCGGGGCCAACGATTGATGCTACCGCCGGAGACACAGTCATCATCCACGTTACCAACAAACTCTCCACGGAAGGTGTTGTCATCCACTGGCACGGCATACGTCAG AATGGGACTCCATGGGCAGATGGAGCAGCGGGGGTAACTCAATGTCCCATTAATCCTGGCGAGACTTTCACTTACAATTTCATGGTTGATaag GCGGGAACACATTTCTACCACGGGCACTACGGGATGCAGAGATCGGCTGGACTGTACGGGATGATGATAGTGAGATCGCCCAAAGAGACACTACAGTACGATGGAGAGTTTAACCTGTTGCTCAGTGATTGGTGGCACCAAGGTAGTCACGCGCAAGAACTCTATCTTTCTTCAAGGCCTATGCGTTGGATCGGGGAGCCTCAGAGTCTGTTGATCAACGGAAGAGGACAGTTCAATTGTTCACTAGCTGCGTACTTTAATAAGGGAGGCGTAAAAGAATGTAAGTTTAAAGATAATGATGAATGCGCACCTACAATTCTGAGGGTCGAACCTTTGAAAGTTTACCGTCTGCGAATTGCTAGCACAACCGCTCTTGCTTCACTCAACTTAGCCGTTGAA GGACACCAACTAGAA CTAGAAGTCGTTGAAGCCGACGGCAACTACGTCGCTCCGTTCACCGTCAACGACATTGACATGTACTCCGGCGAGACATATTCCGTTCTTCTCCGAACCCACAATCCAACTCCTTCCAGAAAATACTGGATCTCCGTCGGCGTTCGTGGCCGTAAACCTAACACTACACAAGCCCTCACCGTGCTACATTACGCAGACGCTCCCGAATACGAACACCTACCTTATCCTCCCCCGGTGACTCCCAGGTGGGACGACTACGACCGGAGCAAAAGCTTCTCGATGAAAATCTTCGCCGCGAAAGGATACCCGCCGCCGCCGGAGAAATCAGACGAGCAGCTCTTCCTCCTCAACACACAGAACCTCATGGATAAGTACACAAAATGGGCGATCAACAACGTCTCGTTATCAGTTCCGGCGACGCCGTACATCGGAACGATCAGATACGGGCTTAAGACTTTGAACTACCAAAAACCTCCGGGGAAGGAGATCGTGGAGGACTACGACATAACGAAACCTCCGGTGAATCCAAACACGACGAAAGGTAACGGAATCTATAGCTTCCAGCTCGGCCGCGTGGTCGACGTGATACTCCAGAACTCGAACGTTTTGAACGGTAGAGGCAGCGAGATCCATCCGTGGCATCTCCACGGGCAcgatttttgggttttgggttacGGCGAAGGGAAGTTCCGGCTAGGAGTCGACGAGAAGACGTATAATTTGAATAATCCGCCGTTACGGAATACGGTGGCGTTGTATCCGTACGGATGGACGGCGTTAAGATTTGTAACGGACAATCCTGGGGTTTGGTTTTTTCATTGTCACATTGAACCGCATTTGCATATGGGTATGGGCGTGGTTTTCGCCGAGGGAGTAGACCAGATCGCTAAGATGAATATACCCAACGCGGTGCTCGGTTGTGGGTCAACCAGAGAATTTCTCATGAACCGGGGACGCCATTAA